Proteins from one Blattabacterium cuenoti genomic window:
- a CDS encoding dihydrolipoamide acetyltransferase family protein — protein MPEYNLTLPSMGESIAEATIIRWLKEEGDSIKKEDILVEIATDKVDSEISSPINGLLKKKLFSPNDVVKVGSPIAILETKEKLKNFSIKEAKTIKENKKRFYSPLVRTIAHKEGISFYELETIEGTGEKGRVTKKDILKYIQKNKIIQPKYSDIFISCNSCNTWNKNNNMLIDNEEFIEMDRIRRITAEHMMNSKNISAHVTSFVEADVTNIVKWREKMKESFQKNTGEKLTLMSVFVECVVKAIKDLPMINISVHGTNIIKKRNIHIGLATALPNGNLIVPVIKNADSYNLVGLIKIINDLVKRAKSNKLKPEETQGGTYTISNIGSFGNLFGTPIIHQPQVAILAIGLIQKKLSIIETPEGDLVGIRHKIYLSHSYDHRVIDGVLGGGFAKKVALYLEKFNYYTKI, from the coding sequence ATGCCCGAATATAATTTGACCCTTCCATCTATGGGTGAAAGTATAGCTGAGGCTACTATCATTCGTTGGTTAAAAGAAGAGGGGGATTCTATAAAAAAAGAAGACATTTTGGTAGAAATTGCTACAGATAAAGTAGATTCTGAAATTTCTTCTCCAATAAATGGTCTATTAAAAAAGAAATTATTTTCTCCTAATGATGTTGTGAAGGTAGGAAGTCCAATAGCTATTTTAGAAACAAAAGAAAAATTAAAAAATTTTTCTATAAAAGAAGCTAAAACTATAAAAGAAAATAAAAAGCGTTTTTATTCTCCTCTTGTACGGACTATTGCTCATAAAGAAGGGATTAGTTTCTATGAATTAGAAACAATAGAAGGAACTGGAGAAAAAGGACGTGTTACTAAAAAAGATATATTAAAATATATTCAAAAAAATAAAATAATTCAACCTAAATACAGTGATATCTTTATATCATGTAATTCATGTAATACATGGAATAAAAATAATAATATGTTGATAGATAATGAAGAATTTATAGAAATGGATAGGATACGTAGAATTACTGCAGAACATATGATGAATAGTAAAAATATATCTGCACACGTTACTTCTTTTGTAGAAGCAGATGTTACAAATATTGTAAAATGGAGGGAAAAAATGAAAGAATCCTTTCAAAAAAATACAGGAGAAAAATTAACATTAATGTCCGTTTTTGTAGAATGTGTAGTAAAAGCTATAAAAGATCTTCCTATGATTAATATTTCTGTTCATGGTACTAATATAATCAAAAAAAGAAACATACATATAGGATTAGCGACAGCATTACCTAATGGTAATTTAATTGTTCCTGTTATAAAAAATGCAGATTCTTATAATTTAGTAGGATTAATTAAAATTATTAATGATTTGGTAAAAAGAGCCAAGTCTAATAAATTAAAACCTGAAGAAACTCAAGGAGGAACATATACAATTAGTAATATTGGTAGTTTTGGAAATCTTTTTGGAACTCCAATTATACATCAACCACAAGTTGCTATTTTAGCTATAGGATTAATACAAAAAAAATTATCTATTATAGAGACACCAGAAGGTGATTTAGTAGGAATTAGACATAAAATTTATTTATCACATTCTTATGATCATCGTGTTATAGATGGAGTTTTAGGTGGAGGATTTGCTAAAAAAGTTGCTTTATATTTAGAAAAATTTAATTATTATACAAAAATTTAA
- the aspS gene encoding aspartate--tRNA ligase, which yields MYRTHNCGELCKKDIGKKVILSGWIQKKRNLGSLCFIDIRDYFGITQLIFPKKLINKNFLLGKEFLIKIKGKVVERSSINFNIPTGEIEILVYQIEILNSSLTPPFTIENKTDGNEEMRMIYRYLDIRRNPIKNNLIIRHNISLEIRNFLSKNGFLEIETPILINYTQEGARSFIVPSRINIGKYYALAQSPQLFKQLLMIGGINRYFQIAKCFRDEDSRSDRQIEFTQIDCEMSFVEVNDILIFFENFIKHLFKKIKNIQLEPFTCISYYDAIKMYGTDSPDIRFDMSFIELTNLVHKKNILFLKEQELVIGLKVKKYHHDNNQINFLFKKIKNKNIFCIHYLFNKTLLYSSSNKFFMNKEIIKIFINYFQAKIGDLLFIAYGEEKNTRKKLGKIRLEIAHHLNLKNPKIFKPLWIIDGPILEWDEKNKKYKSLHHPFTSPKEEDLHFLEKNPEKIRSKSYDLIINGIEIGSGSIRIHNKNIQNLIFKHLGLSEKEIESQFGFFIKALQYGTPPHGGIAFGLDRLINLLEGNNDIKNFIAFPKNNYGMDTMIKAPSYLKNKIQ from the coding sequence ATGTATAGAACACATAATTGTGGAGAATTGTGTAAAAAGGATATTGGAAAAAAAGTCATATTATCTGGATGGATTCAAAAAAAAAGAAATTTAGGGTCTTTATGTTTTATAGATATTAGAGATTATTTTGGTATTACTCAACTTATTTTTCCTAAAAAATTAATAAATAAAAACTTCCTTTTAGGAAAAGAATTTTTAATTAAAATTAAAGGAAAAGTAGTTGAAAGATCATCTATTAATTTCAACATACCTACAGGTGAAATAGAAATTTTAGTATATCAAATAGAAATTTTAAATTCTTCTCTTACTCCTCCTTTTACTATTGAAAATAAAACAGATGGAAATGAAGAAATGAGAATGATTTATAGATATCTTGATATAAGAAGAAATCCTATAAAAAATAATTTAATTATTCGTCATAATATTTCTTTAGAAATACGTAATTTTCTTTCTAAAAATGGATTTTTAGAGATAGAAACTCCTATATTAATCAATTATACACAAGAAGGCGCTAGAAGTTTTATTGTTCCATCTAGAATAAATATTGGAAAATATTATGCATTAGCACAATCTCCTCAATTATTTAAACAATTATTAATGATAGGTGGAATAAATAGATATTTTCAAATTGCAAAATGTTTTAGAGATGAAGATTCACGTTCTGATAGACAAATTGAATTTACACAAATAGATTGTGAAATGTCTTTTGTAGAAGTAAATGATATATTAATTTTTTTTGAAAATTTTATCAAACACTTATTTAAAAAAATAAAAAATATTCAATTAGAACCTTTTACTTGCATTTCTTATTATGATGCAATAAAAATGTATGGAACAGATAGTCCTGATATTCGATTTGATATGTCATTTATAGAATTAACTAATTTAGTTCACAAAAAAAATATTCTTTTCTTAAAAGAACAAGAATTAGTAATAGGATTAAAAGTAAAAAAATATCATCATGATAATAATCAAATTAATTTTTTATTTAAAAAAATAAAAAATAAAAATATTTTTTGTATACATTATTTATTTAATAAAACTTTACTTTATTCTAGTTCTAATAAATTTTTTATGAATAAAGAAATTATAAAAATTTTCATAAATTATTTTCAAGCGAAAATTGGAGATTTATTATTCATAGCTTACGGAGAAGAAAAAAATACTAGAAAAAAACTAGGAAAAATTCGTTTAGAAATAGCTCATCATTTAAATTTAAAAAATCCTAAAATTTTTAAACCTTTATGGATTATAGATGGACCTATTTTGGAATGGGATGAAAAAAATAAAAAATATAAATCATTACACCATCCATTTACAAGTCCTAAAGAAGAAGATCTTCATTTTTTAGAAAAAAATCCGGAAAAAATTCGATCTAAATCTTACGATTTGATTATAAATGGAATAGAAATTGGTAGTGGATCAATACGTATACATAATAAAAATATACAAAATTTAATTTTTAAACATTTAGGTTTATCTGAAAAAGAAATAGAATCTCAATTCGGTTTTTTTATAAAAGCTCTTCAATATGGAACTCCTCCTCATGGTGGAATAGCTTTTGGTTTAGATCGATTAATTAATCTTTTAGAAGGAAATAATGACATAAAAAATTTTATTGCTTTTCCAAAAAATAATTATGGAATGGATACAATGATAAAAGCTCCATCTTATTTAAAAAATAAAATTCAATAA
- the infB gene encoding translation initiation factor IF-2 yields the protein MTDKIRLKTILTKFNISLQRVVRFLQKKGIEIEHNPNAKIEENIYKFLVREFQPHKKIRDESEKIFLQKKIEKEKIKEELLKSKHIHPTQIIRAKSENLIRFKKIGNINIFQHKYKNKNYDFKKEKKNKIENKFKDNKNKPEHIDTIYQKLDGVMLTGDRIDLSQFEKKKTKQEIKKKRKRIKKEIFVDEMKNISVKKKQDKERKLSLKYSYEKKETKIEKNKNKKNLSKSRISDEQIEKQIKETLEKLSSKGIKSKSSKIRKEKRQYKKEKKLLQNEIENEKKEKILKVAEFTTVNELASMMKVNATDVIVSCMSLGIMVTMNQRLDAEILTLVADEFGYNVEFVGLDLEEAIQDDKDLEENLKPRPPIITVMGHVDHGKTSLLDYIRNTNVIAGEAGGITQHIAAYSVECSNNQSITFLDTPGHEAFTAMRARGAQITDIAIIVIAADDQVMQQTKEAISHAQAANVPIVFVFNKMDKSNANSNKIKEQLANLNLLVEEWGGKYPSQEISAKLGTGIDKLLEKVILVSELLDLKANPNKPAIGTVIEASLDKGRGYITTLLLQGGTLKLGDYVLAGSHHGKVKNILDERGKSISFAGPSKPITILGLNGAPTAGDKFKVFQDEKEAKQLASRREQLQREQNIRAQKHLTLDEIGRRIALGDFKELKIILKGDVDGSVEAIADALQKLSTNTIMINIIYKGVGQITESDVLLASASDAIIIGFNVRPNIGSKNIAKKENIEIRTYSIIYDVTNDIQEAMDGMLSPEIREKILGNAEIREIFKIPKIGTIAGCMVVEGKLLRQAKVRLIREGIVIHNGVFTSLKRFKEDVKEVTKGYECGVGLKNYHNLKSGDIVEVYEELYTEKKIK from the coding sequence ATGACGGATAAAATCAGATTAAAAACAATATTAACAAAATTCAACATTTCTTTACAAAGAGTAGTTCGTTTTTTGCAAAAAAAAGGAATTGAAATAGAACATAATCCTAATGCAAAAATAGAAGAAAATATTTATAAATTTCTTGTTAGAGAATTTCAACCTCATAAAAAAATACGAGATGAATCTGAAAAAATTTTTTTACAAAAAAAAATTGAAAAAGAAAAAATAAAAGAAGAATTATTAAAATCAAAACATATTCATCCTACTCAAATTATACGTGCAAAATCAGAAAATTTAATTAGATTCAAAAAAATAGGAAATATTAATATATTTCAACATAAATATAAAAATAAAAATTATGATTTTAAAAAAGAAAAAAAAAATAAAATAGAAAATAAATTTAAAGACAATAAAAATAAACCTGAACACATAGATACTATTTATCAAAAATTAGATGGAGTTATGTTAACAGGAGATAGAATTGATTTATCTCAATTTGAAAAAAAGAAAACAAAACAAGAAATTAAAAAAAAACGAAAAAGAATTAAAAAAGAAATTTTTGTTGATGAAATGAAAAATATTTCTGTTAAAAAAAAACAGGATAAAGAAAGAAAACTTTCTTTAAAATATTCTTATGAAAAAAAAGAAACGAAAATAGAAAAAAATAAAAATAAAAAAAATTTATCAAAATCAAGAATTTCTGATGAACAAATAGAAAAACAAATTAAAGAAACTTTAGAAAAGTTATCATCTAAAGGAATAAAATCAAAATCTTCAAAAATTAGAAAAGAAAAACGTCAATACAAAAAAGAAAAAAAGCTTTTGCAAAATGAAATAGAAAATGAAAAAAAAGAAAAAATACTTAAAGTAGCTGAATTCACAACAGTTAATGAATTAGCATCAATGATGAAAGTAAATGCAACTGATGTCATTGTATCTTGTATGTCTTTAGGAATTATGGTTACTATGAATCAAAGATTAGATGCAGAAATATTAACATTAGTAGCAGATGAATTTGGATATAATGTAGAATTTGTTGGATTAGATTTAGAAGAAGCTATTCAAGATGATAAGGATTTAGAAGAAAATTTAAAACCAAGACCTCCTATTATTACTGTCATGGGACACGTAGATCATGGAAAAACTTCTTTGTTAGATTATATTAGAAATACTAACGTTATTGCTGGAGAAGCTGGTGGAATTACTCAACATATTGCTGCTTATAGCGTTGAATGTTCTAATAATCAAAGTATTACTTTTTTAGATACTCCTGGTCATGAAGCATTTACCGCTATGCGTGCAAGAGGAGCTCAAATAACAGATATTGCAATAATAGTTATTGCGGCAGATGATCAAGTTATGCAACAAACTAAAGAAGCTATTAGTCATGCTCAAGCTGCTAATGTTCCTATTGTTTTTGTATTTAATAAAATGGATAAAAGTAATGCAAATTCTAATAAAATTAAAGAACAATTAGCAAATTTAAATTTGCTAGTAGAAGAGTGGGGTGGAAAATATCCTTCTCAAGAAATATCAGCTAAGTTAGGAACTGGAATAGATAAATTATTAGAAAAAGTTATTTTAGTATCTGAATTATTAGATTTAAAAGCTAATCCTAATAAACCTGCAATAGGAACAGTAATAGAAGCTTCTTTAGATAAAGGAAGAGGTTATATTACAACTTTACTTTTACAAGGAGGAACATTAAAACTTGGAGATTATGTTCTAGCAGGTAGTCATCATGGAAAAGTAAAAAATATTTTAGATGAAAGAGGAAAATCTATTTCTTTTGCAGGCCCATCAAAACCCATTACTATATTAGGATTAAATGGAGCACCTACTGCTGGAGATAAATTTAAAGTTTTTCAAGATGAAAAAGAAGCAAAACAACTTGCTTCTAGAAGAGAACAATTACAAAGAGAACAAAATATACGAGCTCAAAAACATCTTACATTAGATGAAATAGGAAGAAGAATAGCATTAGGAGATTTTAAAGAATTAAAAATAATTCTTAAAGGAGATGTTGATGGTTCTGTAGAAGCTATTGCTGATGCACTTCAAAAATTATCTACAAATACTATCATGATAAATATTATTTATAAAGGAGTTGGTCAAATAACAGAATCTGATGTTTTATTAGCAAGTGCCTCAGACGCAATTATAATAGGATTTAATGTTAGACCGAATATTGGATCTAAAAATATAGCAAAAAAAGAAAATATAGAAATACGAACTTATTCTATAATATATGATGTTACTAATGATATTCAAGAAGCTATGGATGGTATGTTATCTCCTGAAATAAGAGAAAAAATATTAGGTAATGCTGAAATAAGAGAAATTTTTAAAATACCAAAAATAGGAACTATAGCTGGTTGCATGGTAGTAGAAGGGAAACTATTGCGTCAAGCAAAAGTAAGATTAATTAGAGAAGGAATTGTTATACACAATGGTGTATTTACTTCTTTAAAACGTTTTAAAGAAGATGTAAAAGAAGTTACTAAAGGATATGAATGTGGAGTAGGATTAAAAAATTATCATAATTTAAAATCTGGTGATATTGTAGAAGTTTATGAGGAATTATATACAGAAAAAAAAATTAAATAA
- the nusA gene encoding transcription termination factor NusA — protein sequence MDNEALIDSFSDFKYEKNIDRVSLMAILEESIRCVLRKKYDSSKNYDIIVNPDQGDLEIWRNRIVVQDGEVKDINKEIELSIARKIEPDFEIGEEVTEKVELQSLGRRAILSLRQNLLSKINEYDNTNTYKKFKNKVGEIMNVEVYHILSKHIIMRDEEKNEMVLPKQEQIPSDFFRKGDPVRALVKRVDWKDNKPFAILTRKDESFLEELFKLEIPEVSDGLIIVKKVARIPGEKAKVAVESYDDRIDPVGACVGMKGSRIHPIVRELKNENIDVINYTSNTQLYITRSLSPAKISMMEVNEEHKYVNVYVKIEEISKAIGRGGQNIKLASQLTGYKIHIFKDYPYEDDVELTEFSDEIEPEVLEKFHKVGLNTAKSVLNYGKNDLSKRTNLEEKIITKVVTILRKEFEEELNINT from the coding sequence ATGGATAATGAAGCTTTAATAGATTCTTTTTCAGATTTTAAATATGAAAAAAATATAGATAGAGTAAGTCTTATGGCTATTTTAGAAGAATCCATACGATGTGTTTTAAGAAAAAAATATGATTCATCTAAAAATTACGATATTATTGTTAATCCAGATCAAGGCGATTTAGAAATATGGAGAAATCGTATAGTAGTGCAAGATGGAGAAGTTAAAGACATAAATAAAGAAATTGAACTATCTATAGCACGTAAAATAGAACCTGATTTTGAAATAGGAGAAGAAGTAACGGAAAAAGTTGAATTACAATCTTTAGGACGAAGAGCTATTTTATCTTTAAGACAAAATTTACTATCAAAAATAAATGAATATGATAATACAAATACTTACAAAAAATTTAAAAATAAAGTAGGAGAAATCATGAATGTTGAAGTTTATCATATTTTATCTAAACATATTATTATGAGAGATGAAGAAAAAAATGAAATGGTATTACCTAAACAAGAACAAATTCCAAGTGATTTTTTTAGAAAAGGTGATCCAGTTAGAGCACTTGTAAAAAGAGTAGATTGGAAAGATAATAAACCTTTTGCTATCCTAACTAGAAAAGATGAATCTTTTTTAGAAGAACTTTTTAAATTAGAAATACCAGAAGTTTCTGATGGATTAATTATAGTAAAAAAAGTTGCCCGTATTCCTGGTGAAAAAGCAAAAGTAGCTGTAGAATCTTATGATGATCGTATAGATCCAGTTGGAGCATGTGTAGGAATGAAAGGATCTAGAATTCATCCTATTGTTAGAGAATTAAAAAATGAAAACATAGATGTTATAAATTATACTTCTAATACACAATTATATATTACAAGATCTTTAAGTCCTGCTAAAATTTCTATGATGGAAGTGAATGAAGAACACAAATATGTAAATGTATATGTAAAAATTGAAGAAATATCGAAAGCAATTGGAAGAGGAGGGCAAAATATAAAATTAGCTAGTCAATTGACTGGATATAAAATTCATATATTTAAAGATTATCCTTACGAAGATGATGTTGAATTAACAGAATTTTCTGATGAAATAGAACCAGAAGTTCTAGAAAAATTTCATAAAGTAGGTTTAAATACTGCAAAATCTGTTTTAAATTATGGAAAAAATGATCTCAGTAAACGGACTAATCTTGAAGAAAAAATAATAACTAAAGTAGTTACTATTTTGAGAAAAGAATTTGAAGAGGAATTAAATATCAACACATAA
- a CDS encoding inorganic diphosphatase — translation MKINFDILVEIPKGSRNKYEFDKKNNLIRLDRVLYSPMNYPTDYGFIPNTLSLDGDPLDALVLLTEPTVPGCLIKVKPIGIFFMKDEKGEDEKILCVPIADPNYNTINDIIDIPIHTKKEIEHFFSVYKDLENKKVQIGNWKNKDEAIFVYKKSCLRYKNNLTKM, via the coding sequence ATGAAAATAAATTTTGATATTTTAGTTGAAATTCCAAAAGGAAGTAGAAATAAATATGAATTTGATAAAAAAAATAATTTAATTCGATTAGATAGAGTTTTATATTCTCCTATGAATTATCCTACAGATTATGGTTTTATACCAAATACACTTTCTCTTGATGGAGATCCATTAGATGCATTAGTGTTATTAACAGAACCTACAGTTCCTGGTTGTTTAATAAAAGTTAAACCAATTGGTATTTTTTTTATGAAAGATGAAAAAGGAGAAGACGAAAAAATTCTTTGTGTTCCTATTGCGGATCCTAATTATAATACAATCAATGATATTATTGATATTCCTATACATACTAAAAAAGAAATAGAACATTTTTTTTCAGTATATAAAGATTTAGAAAATAAAAAAGTTCAAATAGGAAATTGGAAAAATAAAGATGAAGCTATTTTTGTGTATAAAAAATCTTGTTTACGATACAAAAATAATTTAACGAAAATGTAG
- a CDS encoding NAD(P)H-hydrate dehydratase, which produces MKILSLNQIRKMDQYCIDYESISSIQLMNRAAKSCFNWIKQKKYFQNKKNSFIVLSGTGNNGGDGLFLAQMLHLYGAKVSIYIVNISNHFSNEFLIGKNKVLRYNIPLKIIHERDKFPLLNNKSYLIDAIFGIGLNRSINKYWKSFFHYINEKKFQFVVSIDIPSGLFMEKNHYDFTGIIKATHTLTFQVPKLPFFLPTYEEYVGKWNILNIGWKNDFFQKMHTKNFYIDNKYIYSIYKKERKKFSHKGDYGHGIIIGGNYGMIGSVILSAKASLRTGIGKLSVYVPYCGYDIIQNSIPEVIVITDKKKYWISDIIISNDININAIGIGVGMGKNPKTEYALESFLIKIKYKKISIVIDADALNILSNKLELLNILPKNTILTPHPKEFYRLFGPWKNDYHKLDILKKMSIKYKIFIILKGAHSIISTPYGNLYFNSTGNPGMATAGSGDVLTGMIISFLSQGYSPKKSCIMGVYLHGLAGDIALKKLSKESIISSDIINYIGKAYQNINI; this is translated from the coding sequence ATGAAAATTCTTTCTTTAAATCAAATCAGAAAAATGGATCAATACTGTATTGATTACGAATCAATTTCTTCTATTCAATTAATGAATAGAGCAGCTAAAAGCTGTTTTAATTGGATTAAACAAAAAAAATATTTTCAAAATAAAAAAAATTCATTTATAGTATTATCAGGAACAGGAAATAATGGAGGAGATGGACTTTTTTTAGCTCAAATGTTACATTTATATGGAGCAAAAGTTTCTATATATATAGTAAATATTTCTAATCATTTTTCAAATGAATTTTTAATTGGTAAAAATAAAGTATTAAGATATAATATTCCTTTAAAAATAATACATGAAAGGGATAAATTTCCTTTATTAAATAATAAAAGTTATTTAATTGATGCTATTTTTGGAATAGGATTAAATCGTTCTATAAATAAATATTGGAAATCTTTTTTTCATTATATTAATGAAAAAAAATTTCAATTTGTTGTATCTATAGATATTCCTTCTGGTCTTTTTATGGAAAAAAATCATTACGATTTTACAGGAATAATTAAAGCTACTCATACTTTAACTTTTCAAGTACCAAAATTACCTTTTTTTTTACCAACATATGAAGAATATGTTGGTAAATGGAATATATTAAACATTGGATGGAAAAATGATTTTTTTCAAAAAATGCATACTAAAAATTTTTATATAGATAATAAATACATTTATTCTATATATAAAAAAGAAAGAAAAAAATTTTCTCATAAAGGAGATTATGGTCATGGAATTATTATAGGAGGTAATTATGGAATGATAGGTTCTGTTATACTTTCTGCAAAAGCTAGTCTACGAACTGGAATAGGTAAACTAAGTGTATATGTTCCTTATTGTGGATATGATATTATTCAAAATTCTATTCCAGAAGTTATTGTAATAACAGATAAAAAAAAATATTGGATAAGTGATATTATTATATCCAACGATATAAATATCAATGCTATAGGAATCGGAGTAGGAATGGGAAAAAACCCTAAAACGGAATATGCTTTGGAATCTTTTTTAATAAAAATAAAATATAAAAAAATATCTATTGTAATTGATGCAGATGCATTAAATATATTATCAAATAAATTAGAATTATTGAATATTCTTCCAAAAAATACTATTCTTACTCCACATCCAAAAGAATTTTACAGATTATTTGGACCATGGAAAAATGATTACCATAAATTAGATATTTTAAAAAAAATGTCTATAAAATATAAAATATTTATTATATTAAAAGGAGCTCATTCTATTATTTCTACTCCCTATGGGAATTTATATTTTAATAGTACTGGAAATCCAGGAATGGCAACAGCTGGAAGTGGAGATGTTTTAACTGGAATGATAATAAGTTTTTTATCTCAAGGTTATTCTCCTAAAAAATCATGCATAATGGGAGTTTATTTACATGGATTAGCAGGAGATATTGCTTTAAAAAAATTAAGTAAAGAATCAATTATATCTAGTGATATTATTAATTACATAGGAAAAGCTTATCAAAATATTAATATTTAA
- the lnt gene encoding apolipoprotein N-acyltransferase, whose product MFGRGFESRQFHFFLKILYFFKIKKIKFFLYSILSGLLLSLGWPTEGNPIYLFIAFIPLLYVENSLKNFYIFFLSFITFLIWNATSTWWLSFAKRINGTFALEAYLAPVLLNSFFMSLVFTFFSWIKKNIKNKNIGYIFLICLWILFEKIHLEWELSWPWLNLGNGFSNTIEWIQWYEYTGTLGGSVWIWIVNIGLTKSIIKYEKNKNISFFYRRIFFNIGTIFLMIFISHLVYIKTKYEEKKYKKFVDILILQPNIDPYYQKYHISKKELIKKFKKLMDQKIYTKSMIILGPETSFPGNGNKISIENIKDNEIISSFKYYLNNKYKNAVFITGFELFSLYKEKKRKTSVPIILKNSKNIQWIDIFNSVVQIGPNKNIEYHHKSKLVPAVETFPYKNIFYPILGNILLNFGGTVMELGKENHPSIFYHPHLGIKIAPIICYESIFGEYVSNFFKKKNAELMIITTNDGWWGNSEGHKQHMYYARIRAIENRKSIARSANTGISCFINEKGEIISQIPYGKEGILYSRIYINNKKTFYIKYGDFIYKISLLIIIIILLYLSYLFIYHKLKIYF is encoded by the coding sequence TTGTTTGGACGCGGGTTCGAATCCCGCCAGTTCCATTTTTTTTTAAAAATTTTATATTTTTTTAAAATAAAAAAAATTAAGTTTTTTTTATACAGTATTTTATCAGGACTTTTATTAAGTTTAGGATGGCCTACAGAAGGAAATCCTATTTATTTATTTATAGCGTTTATTCCTTTATTATACGTCGAAAATTCCTTAAAAAATTTTTATATTTTTTTTCTTTCTTTTATTACCTTTTTAATATGGAACGCTACTTCTACATGGTGGTTGTCTTTTGCAAAAAGAATAAATGGAACTTTTGCTTTAGAAGCTTATTTGGCTCCCGTATTATTGAATTCTTTTTTTATGTCACTTGTTTTTACTTTTTTTTCATGGATAAAAAAAAATATAAAAAATAAAAATATAGGATATATATTTTTAATTTGTTTATGGATTTTATTTGAAAAAATACATTTAGAATGGGAATTATCTTGGCCATGGTTAAATTTAGGAAATGGTTTTTCTAATACCATTGAATGGATTCAATGGTATGAATATACTGGTACTTTAGGAGGATCTGTATGGATATGGATAGTTAATATTGGATTAACCAAATCCATTATAAAATATGAAAAAAATAAAAATATATCTTTTTTCTATAGAAGAATATTTTTCAATATAGGAACAATTTTTTTAATGATTTTTATATCACATTTAGTATATATAAAAACAAAATATGAAGAAAAAAAATATAAAAAATTTGTAGATATATTAATATTACAACCTAATATTGATCCATATTATCAAAAATATCATATTTCTAAAAAAGAACTAATTAAAAAATTTAAAAAATTAATGGATCAAAAAATATATACAAAATCCATGATAATATTAGGTCCTGAAACTTCATTTCCTGGAAATGGAAATAAAATTTCAATAGAAAATATAAAAGATAATGAAATTATATCTTCATTTAAATATTATTTAAATAATAAATATAAAAATGCAGTATTTATAACTGGATTTGAATTATTTTCTTTATATAAAGAAAAAAAAAGAAAAACTTCTGTTCCTATTATTTTAAAAAATTCAAAAAATATACAATGGATAGATATTTTTAATTCAGTTGTTCAAATAGGTCCAAATAAAAATATAGAATATCATCATAAATCTAAATTAGTTCCAGCAGTTGAAACTTTCCCTTATAAAAATATTTTTTATCCTATATTAGGAAATATATTATTAAATTTTGGGGGAACTGTAATGGAACTTGGTAAAGAAAATCATCCTTCAATTTTTTATCATCCTCATTTAGGAATAAAAATAGCACCTATTATTTGTTATGAGTCTATATTTGGAGAATATGTATCTAATTTTTTTAAGAAAAAAAATGCAGAATTAATGATTATTACTACTAACGATGGTTGGTGGGGAAATTCAGAAGGTCATAAACAACATATGTATTACGCACGTATAAGAGCTATTGAAAATAGAAAATCTATAGCTAGATCTGCTAATACAGGAATTTCTTGTTTTATTAATGAAAAAGGAGAAATCATATCACAAATTCCTTATGGAAAGGAAGGAATTTTATATAGTAGAATATATATAAATAATAAAAAAACATTTTATATAAAATATGGAGATTTTATTTATAAAATAAGTTTATTAATAATAATAATAATTTTATTATATTTATCATATTTATTTATATATCATAAATTAAAAATATATTTTTAA